In Komagataeibacter sucrofermentans DSM 15973, the genomic window GCGGTCGCCTTGGTCAGCTGGATGCGCTTCTGGGCAACGATGCGCAGGCCATTGCCTTCGAACACGGCATTGATCTTGCCGGTCAGGTTACGACGGGTCGCATCGGGCTTGATGATGGAGAGGGTACGTTCGACTGCCATGGGACAGCTCCTTTCAACAGGTTGCAAAATATACGAGGCGGCATTGGACATAAGCCGACATCACCTTACAACCGCCATCTAGAGCATATCGCCGCAGACTGGTAGGTACAAAGCCGCACGAAACCAGCCATGCCCCCTATTATTGCCGGAGTTTTCCGCCCGTGAGCCTGCTCGTCATATCTGACCTGACCCTGCGCATTGCAGGGCGCACCCTGCTCGATGGCGCGAGCCTGAGCATCGACCCCGGCCGCAAGATCGGCCTTGTGGGCCGCAACGGGGCGGGCAAGTCCACGCTGCTGGCCGCCATTGCAGGTGATATCGCGCCCGATGGCGGCTCCATTCATCTTTCCGCCCGCGCGCGCATGGCCCGCATCAAGCAGGAAGCGCCCACCGGCTACGGCTCCCTGCTCGACACCGTGCTGGCGGGTGATACCGAGCGCACGAGCCTGCTGGCCGAATCCGAGACCTGTACCGATCCCGCCCGCATTGCCGATATTCACGAGCGCCTGCTGGCCATTGATGCCCACAGCGCGCCCGCCCGCGCCGCCGCGATCCTGTCCGGCCTTGGCTTTGATGCCAGCGCCCAGGCGCGCCCGGTATCCGACTTTTCGGGCGGGTGGCGCATGCGCGTGGCGCTGGCAACCGCCCTGTTCCTCAACCCCGACCTGCTGCTGCTCGATGAGCCGACCAACCACCTCGACCTCGAGGCCACGATCTGGCTCGAGAACTGGCTGGCCCGCTTTGGCGGCGCTGCCCTGATTGTCAGCCATGATCGCGGGCTGCTCGACCGCGCGGTGGATGCCATCGCCCATCTCGACCGGGGCAAGCTCACGCTCACGCCCGGCGGGTATGAGGAGTTCGTGCGCATCCGCACCGAGCAGGCGCTGCAGCAGGCCCGCATGGCCGAGCGCATCAACGCCAAGCGCGCGCATATGCAGTCCTTTGTTGACCGTTTCCGCGCCAAGGCCACCAAGGCCAAGCAGGCGCAGGCCCGCATCAAGGCGCTGGAAAAACTGCCGCAGATCGACAGCGTGGTAGAGGATACGCCCAGCCACTTCTCCTTCCCCGAGCCCTCCGCCCTGCCGCCGCCCATGCTGACCATGGAGCGCGTGAGTGCGGGGTATGGCGAGCACACCATCCTGTCCAACCTGTCGCTGCGCATCGACATGGAGGACCGCATCGCCCTGCTTGGTGCGAACGGCAACGGCAAGTCCACCTTCGCCAAGCTGGTGGCGGGCAGGCTGGAGCCCCAGTCGGGCACGATCCAGCACAGCCCCAAGCTGAAGGTGGGCTATTTCGCCCAGCATCAGGCCGAGGAACTGCGCCCGGACGAGACCCCGGTCGACCACATGGCCCGCGCCCTGCCCGAAGCCACGCCGCCTGCCGTGCGCGCGCAGCTTGCCCGCTTCGGGCTGGATGCGGAGCGGGCCGAAACACCCACGCGCGACCTGTCAGGCGGCGAGAAGGCCCGCCTGCTGCTGGCGCTGGCAACGCGGGATGCCCCGCACCTGCTGATTCTGGATGAACCGACCAACCACCTTGACCTTGATGCGCGTGACGCGCTGATCCGCGCACTGGCGGAATTCGAGGGCGCGGTGCTGCTGATCAGCCATGACCCGCATCTGGTCGAACTCGTGGCCGACCGGCTGTGGCTGGTGGGCGATGGCACGGTGCGCCCGTTTGAGGGCGACATGGCGGAATACCGCGTATGGCTGACCGAACGCGCCCGCGCTGTCGCGGCCAGCAACCCCGACCGCCCCGCCGCCGCCCCGAAGCGCGATGACCGCCGCGAACGTGCCGAGGCCCGCAAGGCCACGGCCCCCCTGCGCAAGCGCATCCGCGATGCCGAGCAGCTTATGGCAAAACTGGTGGCCGAACGCGCAAAACTCGAAGCCCGCCTTGCCGACCCCAAACTGTATGAAACCGGCAAGCCCGAGGAGGTTACGGCACTCAACACCCGCCTTGCCGCCATTGCCCGCGAACATGACCACGCCGAGGAAGACTGGCTGGAAGCCGAAACCGAGCTTGAAGCCGCGAATGCGGACTAAGGCCGATAAAAATTTTTGGTAAAGCTTTTTTTCAAAAAGCTTCGAAAGAACGCTGCCTTTTTGAAAAAGGGCAGCACCCAAAAACTTTTAGCATTTACAGGTTGCTTTCCGGGAACCGGCCAGCCCGATCAGGAAAATCCCCAACCCCACAGCCGAGAGGCAGGCCCCGGCCCACCCCACGGACTGCGCGCCATAACCCGCCGCAATCACCGCCCCGCCCAGCCAGGCCCCGAAGGCATTGGCGATGTTGACGGCACAATGGTTGAGTGCCGCCGCCAGCCCCTGCGCCTCGGCTGCCACGTCCATGAGGCGGGTCTGTAGCGCGGGCAGCAGGGCGATGATGCAGCCGGTCAGGCCGATGACCGGCAGGATCAGCCACACGTTGCCCGCGCAGAGCGCAAACAGGCATGACATGAGCGTGCTCGCAATCAGGGTTACGATAATGGCCAGCACCGGGCTCACATCAACCAGCCGCGCGCCCGCCATGTTGCCCGCCACCATGCCCAGCCCCCACAGCATCTGCGCTACCGGCAGCACGCCAGCGGAAACCCCCGTCACGCCCAGCAGCACGGTGGAAAGATAGGTGCCGACACAGAACATGCCACCAAACCCGACCGCGCCGGTGGCCAGCGTCAGCCATACCTGCGGGCTGCGGAGCGCACCAAGCTCGCGCCTTAGGGAGGGCGCATGGGCAGGATCGACCGGCACCTGCGGCAGGCTGCGCGCCATCAGCCCGAAGGCGAAGACACCCATGAGCGTGACCAGCGCGTAAACCGCGCGCCAGCCCAACGCTTCACCCACCCATGTCACCAGCGGCACGCCCACCACATGCGCGATCGTAAGACCTGAGAACACGCCTGCCACCGCCCGCCCCCGGCGCGCGGGTGGCACCATTTCTGCCGCCACCAGCGCCGCCACGGCATAAAAGGCGCCATGCGGCAGCCCGGTCAGAAAACGCAGGGCCACCAGCGTGGCATAACCGGGTGCCAGCACGCACCCGGCATTGCCCGCCACGAACACGGCCTGCAGCACCAGCAGCAGCCTGCGCCGGGGCATGCGGGCGGCCAGCAGGATAACAAGCGGCGCCCCCACCACCACCCCCAGCGCATAGGCGCTGATGACATGGCCTGCCACCGGCACGCCAACGCCAAGCGACCGCGCCACGCCGGGCAGCAGCGCCATGAGCGCGAACTCACCCGTGCCGATGGCAAAGGTGGCGACCGCCAGCGCAGCCCAGGCCATCCATACGCGCCCCGCCGGAAGGGGGGCCATATTCGCATCACTCACACATACGCCCTTTCCCGATGGGGAAGATTGGCTTACCGCTTGCATATCAATGCGGCATTAACCCATCAGGGGCCATATCACTTTATCAGACCATCCGTGACGGAATTTCATTCTCCGGCAATCCGTCCGCCTCACCATGCGTTATCCGGGTTCACGCCACGCGCACGTCAACCCCGTTCCACACGTTCCATGCCCAGCACACGGACCCATAGATGACAGCCTCGCCCCCTACGGCTCCTTCTTCCAACGAACCCGATTCAAGACCTGCCCACCACAAGGATGACATACCCGACCCCCGCGCCACACAGCTAGCGCGTATCTATGCCCTGCTGCGACTGACGCTGATCGTGACCATCGTGGTCATGCTGATCTGGGTTGTGGGCGATGTGCTGATGGTCATCTTCGCCGCAACCCTGGTGGCGGTGATCCTGCACAATCTGGCCCGCCTGGTTGAGCAGCGCATGCGCATGCCTTACTGGCTGGCGCTTTCCATCGTGGTGGTGGCGCTGATCGGCGCGCTGACCGGGCTGATCTGGAGCAGCGGCCCCGAAATATCGGAGCAGGCGGTCAAGCTGCGCACGGCCCTGAGCGAGCAGGCCCACAACCTGCGTGACAGCATGGGCAATTCCTCCACCGGGCGGATGATCCTCGATAACCTGCCCACCACCCTTGGCGGCAACGAACAGACTTCGGGCAATGCCGGGTTCGGTTCCATCGCGGGGTCGATGACCGGCTTTGTCTCCTCGGCCTTTGGCGCTGCGGGCACGCTGGCCGTGATCCTGATCGCGGGGCTGTATTTCGCCATCTCACCCGAAATCTATGTCAACGGCATGCTGCGGCTGATCCCCCACCCCTACCGCAAGACCTCGCGCGAACTGCTGCTGACCGCAGGCCGCACCCTGTGGGCGTGGACGGCGGGGCAGGCGCTGGACATGACGGTGGTGGGGCTGCTGTCCTTCATCGGGCTGTGGTGCATTGGCGTGCCGCTGGCCCTCGCCTTGGGCGTGGTGGCGGGGATGGCCAATTTCATCCCCTATATCGGGGCCTTCGTGGGGGCCGTGCCCGCCGTGCTCATCGGGCTTTCGCAGGGCACGCGCGAGGGGGTCATGGTGCTGGGGCTTTACGCCGCCATCCAGTTCTTCGAGGGTAATGTCATGGCGCCGCTCATCCAGCGCCATGCGGTCAAGATGCCGCCGGGTCTGACCATCCTGTCACAGACGATCTTTGGCACCATTCTGGGCATTTCGGGCCTGATCCTGGCCTCGCCGCTCACCGCTGCCCTGCTCGCCACCATGGACAAAGCCATGCCAGAACTCGATGATGACGAGCGGGTCTAGGCACCGGCAGGCTGGCAGGGAAGTCATGCCGCCTTTTTTGAAAAAAGGCGGCACCCAAAAGCCTTGATCTTTTTATCAGGCCTGCAGGGTATTCACATCCACATGCGCCATGCCAGCCCGTGTGGCGGCCTGCATGCCCTCGCGGCTGTCCTCGAACACGAGGCAGGCGGCGGGCGCACAGGCAATATTGCGTGCCGCGAGCAGGAACATGTCCGGCGCGGGCTTGGGGTGGTTCACGTCATCAATGGTGATGATGACATCGAACAGCTTCTCGAGCCCGAGGTGGCTCAGGCAGGCCGAAACAACCTGCCGCGACCCGTTCGAGGCCACCGCCATGGGCAGGCGGCCATGATATGCGCGGGCGATATCGGTCACGACCGTGATCTCGCGCAGCACATGCAACTGCCGGAGCATGCTGGCGCGCGCGTTCGATATGATGCCATCACGGTCCACCACGCGGCCCAGGCGCTGCTCGACAATATCAAGCACCATATGCTCGGACATGCCGCCATGACCATGAAACCATTCCGGCGGCACGCCCTGGCCGATCGCATCCTCAAGGGCGGCGAGCCAGCCTTCACGGTACAGCGGCAGGCTATCGACGAGCGTGCCGTCGCAATCAAAGATCAGGCCCTGCGTGCCCGCGCGCACAAGGCTCATGGGAAAGCCGACCGGGCATAGTCATACTGGTTGACCAGATCACGCAGCGCGTCGAAATCCTTGTCCTTGTAGTGATGGAAGCGGATCACGGCGCCAGGGCGCTCCTCCACGAACACGGTGTTGTTCCAGTCAGCAGCGCTGATGCCGGTCCATAGCGTGATGCGATATGGCACGGCGGGGCCGCTGGCCTGTCTGCCATCTTGCGCCACCTGCATTTCCATCACGGCATCACCGCTTGAAGGCGGGGTCTGCCCCAGCGGGCCCCAGCCCTTGG contains:
- a CDS encoding ABC-F family ATP-binding cassette domain-containing protein, translated to MSLLVISDLTLRIAGRTLLDGASLSIDPGRKIGLVGRNGAGKSTLLAAIAGDIAPDGGSIHLSARARMARIKQEAPTGYGSLLDTVLAGDTERTSLLAESETCTDPARIADIHERLLAIDAHSAPARAAAILSGLGFDASAQARPVSDFSGGWRMRVALATALFLNPDLLLLDEPTNHLDLEATIWLENWLARFGGAALIVSHDRGLLDRAVDAIAHLDRGKLTLTPGGYEEFVRIRTEQALQQARMAERINAKRAHMQSFVDRFRAKATKAKQAQARIKALEKLPQIDSVVEDTPSHFSFPEPSALPPPMLTMERVSAGYGEHTILSNLSLRIDMEDRIALLGANGNGKSTFAKLVAGRLEPQSGTIQHSPKLKVGYFAQHQAEELRPDETPVDHMARALPEATPPAVRAQLARFGLDAERAETPTRDLSGGEKARLLLALATRDAPHLLILDEPTNHLDLDARDALIRALAEFEGAVLLISHDPHLVELVADRLWLVGDGTVRPFEGDMAEYRVWLTERARAVAASNPDRPAAAPKRDDRRERAEARKATAPLRKRIRDAEQLMAKLVAERAKLEARLADPKLYETGKPEEVTALNTRLAAIAREHDHAEEDWLEAETELEAANAD
- a CDS encoding MFS transporter — encoded protein: MAPLPAGRVWMAWAALAVATFAIGTGEFALMALLPGVARSLGVGVPVAGHVISAYALGVVVGAPLVILLAARMPRRRLLLVLQAVFVAGNAGCVLAPGYATLVALRFLTGLPHGAFYAVAALVAAEMVPPARRGRAVAGVFSGLTIAHVVGVPLVTWVGEALGWRAVYALVTLMGVFAFGLMARSLPQVPVDPAHAPSLRRELGALRSPQVWLTLATGAVGFGGMFCVGTYLSTVLLGVTGVSAGVLPVAQMLWGLGMVAGNMAGARLVDVSPVLAIIVTLIASTLMSCLFALCAGNVWLILPVIGLTGCIIALLPALQTRLMDVAAEAQGLAAALNHCAVNIANAFGAWLGGAVIAAGYGAQSVGWAGACLSAVGLGIFLIGLAGSRKATCKC
- a CDS encoding AI-2E family transporter, with protein sequence MTASPPTAPSSNEPDSRPAHHKDDIPDPRATQLARIYALLRLTLIVTIVVMLIWVVGDVLMVIFAATLVAVILHNLARLVEQRMRMPYWLALSIVVVALIGALTGLIWSSGPEISEQAVKLRTALSEQAHNLRDSMGNSSTGRMILDNLPTTLGGNEQTSGNAGFGSIAGSMTGFVSSAFGAAGTLAVILIAGLYFAISPEIYVNGMLRLIPHPYRKTSRELLLTAGRTLWAWTAGQALDMTVVGLLSFIGLWCIGVPLALALGVVAGMANFIPYIGAFVGAVPAVLIGLSQGTREGVMVLGLYAAIQFFEGNVMAPLIQRHAVKMPPGLTILSQTIFGTILGISGLILASPLTAALLATMDKAMPELDDDERV
- a CDS encoding HAD family phosphatase, translating into MSLVRAGTQGLIFDCDGTLVDSLPLYREGWLAALEDAIGQGVPPEWFHGHGGMSEHMVLDIVEQRLGRVVDRDGIISNARASMLRQLHVLREITVVTDIARAYHGRLPMAVASNGSRQVVSACLSHLGLEKLFDVIITIDDVNHPKPAPDMFLLAARNIACAPAACLVFEDSREGMQAATRAGMAHVDVNTLQA